The following nucleotide sequence is from Triticum dicoccoides isolate Atlit2015 ecotype Zavitan chromosome 7B, WEW_v2.0, whole genome shotgun sequence.
tgctaagctaacaaatgggtcttgtccatcacatcattctcctaatgttgtgatcccattcatcaaatgacaacacatgtttatggttaggaaacttaatcatctttgattaacgagctagtctagtagaggcttactagcgacacggtgttttgtctatgtatccacacatgtatcaagtttccggttaatacaattctagcatgaataataaacatttatcataaataattaaatataaaataacaactttattattgcctctagggcatatttccttcacgaagcccatgtatcccttcgccccccccccctagactatatatactccctctccctcacgttttagggttagcaaagattGTAGCTCATTTGAGATGTTGCTCATCCACTTGTAACTCTACTCCATTGGAGACCAAGGCCTCCGCGAAGAAGATcctccaagtggattcaagaccccgcaAGGGAACATCCCCTCATGGGCTCAAGACCCTGTCTCCGGATTGGGAAGAACTACCGCCTCTTGTATCGTCCTTTTTTGCATTTGAATCTTGTTTCGCTCttagtgttcatggatctagcacatgtgtgattgttcttGTTGATTTGAgagtttcctcttgttttcccctcgtgtttcttCATAGGATCCGCTCCAATCGTGTAAGATCAGCCTTatggtttccaccctacatcaccaaaCAGTCAATAAGGAAAAATCTGCATTGTTTTTTGGAAAGAATTGCCCAGAACAGGTCAAACAAAGAGTTGAAAATCTATTGGGGATTTCAAATGAAGCTTTTAAGGATTCATATCTTGGTATGCCAACTGAGGTTGGAAATTCACCAACTACAACTTTCAATTTTCTGCTTGATCGAGCATAGGCTAGCATATTTGGGTGGTCTAAACATCCAATATCCAGAGCTGGAAAAGAAGCTTTACTAAAGTCAATCATATAGGTTATCCATACATACATTATGAGCTACTTCCAATTGCCCATTGATACTCGTGAGAAATTTCGTCAGATTATTGCCAATGAGTGGTGGGGCAGCGAAGACGGGAGACGGAAAATGCACTGACACTCTTGGGAGTGGCTGATTACTCCTAAAGCGCTCGGTTGCATGGGTTTCCTGATATGCCACTTTTCAATTTGGCTATGCTCGCCAAGCAGGGATGGCGGCTACTGACGGATCCAGAGTCTCTTTGTGCTCGTGTCTTGAAGGGACGATATTTTCCTACTTCGGATTTCTAGAATGCTTTGGCGCCAAGATCAGCGTATGCTACTTGGCGTGCAATTTTGGCTGGTGTAGGTGGGGCATTGGCAATGGTGAAAATGTgtgtatactcttgaatcattggaTCCCCTCGACTCCACCACAACGCCTTCATCCTCTATTGCCTATACCTGCAAATGCCAAGGTAAAATGCTTAATCGATAAGGAAGATGGTTCATGGAATGTGGATTTGGTCGATGCTTTCTTCCGTGATGATATTGCTACAGAGGTACTACACATTCCTATTAGCAGGTATGGCGGAATAGATTTTGCTTGTTGGCCTTTTACAAAATCTAGGGAATATATTATGCGCTCGGCGTACAATATGGCAAGGTCGGCTTGATTTTTTTTTAAACTCGCAACAAGAATGGGTTTGGCCAAACATCCAATTAGAAGTGTTGGAAGGAAATCTCGTCTATCAAAGCTCCCAATAAGATGAAGGTTGTTCTTTGGCGATTTGCTCATGATTGTCTTCCATCTGGGGCTCATTTGCAGCAGCGCCATGTTCCTGATTTGCGAGTTGCTGCTTCTGTGGTTGTGTGGAGAGTGTTGAACATGCTACACTTTTTTGTCCTCGTGTTCGGACGGTCTGGGATGCGATCAAAGTGTGGCCTGGCATCCAACTCTGTCAGTCCTCCTTGAGAAACACAAAACAATGGCTCTTTGATTTCTTCTCAAGATCTTCAGACAGAGATGCCACAATTATGGTTGTGTCTTTGTGGCATATATGGGAAGCTCATAATGAGGCGTGTCACTCGCCTGATATTCCTCAGCCTCGCCATATATGGTGGAGAGAATTCATGCATACACTGATTTTATTACGCAACACCTTTTTAAATCTGAATCTTTCATCAGGCGTGAGTCCTTTTCTTCCAACACAATGTGGACTCCACAGTCGTAAGGTATTATTGTCATCAATTTAGATACCGTTGTATTTTCAGATATCAACATACCTGGGGCTGGTGCGGTGGCCCTAAACCATGAAGGAATTTGTGTTGCCGCGTTCACTGGGCCTCTTCAAAGTGCACTAGAACCTGAACTTGCGGAAGCTATGGCTCTTTGTAGGGTTGTGCAACTAGCATGGGATGAACACTTCTCCAATGTGATTTTTGCTACAGATTGCCAGTCTCTTGTGAATAGTTGACTCTGTGGAGTTTAAGTATGTTCGTCGGCAAGTTAATGTAGCTGCTCATATTTTAGCTAAGGcgatgtttggttcctagccacactttggcacacctaaccttaggcaagtttgaccaagttaggtaggtgtttggttctagccacgccTAAGGCAAGATTTTTTTTTATGAGCAgcgagccccacatgtcatagacacaaaaagtgtggtaaGATTCCCTtaagcaagccaaagtgtggctaacaatttgaacAACTCAAGTaaagcaagtgtggcaaaaatcatgtagcaatatatggcaaagatagtcacaatccaaacaacccctaagtCTTGTAAGAATTTATCTAGTTATGTTGTTTTTCATTCTGCTCTAGAATGTTTCCAGAAGACTCTTTCTAACTTTGTTCTAAGTAATCAATAAAGCCCACATTTCTCTCAAAAAGAATTGTTGTCATGTACTTTGGTTACCTAAGGGCCTCATTCTTTAGGCCGGGCAAGCGTCTCCGCTCGAAAAAAAATAACTATAAGAAAATTCTATGCaagttgaactaaaaccacgacgaataAATCCAAACGTAGGGAGTACATTCTTTCGCTTGTTAACTAAGATTCATGACGAGATGTTGCACAGATGAGAGATAGAAATTAACAGATCGTGGGTCCTTCCATAAAGTCAGAAGCAATttgattatttttatttttattttacttttgaGTAGTATTAAGAATCGTACTTTAATTATGTCACGAAACTACGTTTCTGAGGTTGCCGCAGGAATTTTATTTGCCGCGAAATTCCACAAAATAACACTTTTTTCGTTGAGGTAGACCAGATCGACGAGGCCAATGCATCAGTAAAATCTTTATCCAAATTGCTAATGGTATATTTAAGGTTGTGCTAAGAGGTGGACCGACGGAGGCGTCGGTTGCCGATGATCACGTTTGACCTTGACAGGGGAGGGAAATTTGAGGCCACCCACCCAATTGGCAATGGTTGGCTGGCATCGAATAAACAACCCGACGGTAGCACGTCGTCGTCAATCCTGGTTTGCCAGCCAAGAAACAGAGACGGCTTCGGTCGCCGGAAAACAATGTCGACCCGAAATGTATGAGATTGATGCTGCTATTGCATATTAACACAGGTTAATTTTTGATTCTGAAGATCACTGCACATTCAGGAGAtcaaggacaaggagaggtggggaTTTACATGTACAGACGCATGGTTGGGTCACCGTAACAAAAAATCTATGGTGAGCGGCCATGGCCGCGCGTGGGAAAGAGCGCGCGAGCGGCTGCTATAGTGGTGGCTATTCACAAGGCCGAAGCTCTGGATCGATCGAGGCCGGGCCTACCAGCACTGGTCTGTCTCCCACGTGCGGCGAGGTCGGCCCCAGACGCCGTTCGGCCTGGAAGCGGGCGGCTGCGCGTAGGCCTGCACGACGACGTCGCGGTCGTAGCGCGCGCGGGCGTCCGGGTCGGAGAGCGTGGCGTAGGCGTCGTGTAGGCGGATGAAGTCGTCGCCGGCCGCGCCGGCCACGTCCGGGTGCCGCTCCCGAGCCAGTCGCCGGTAGGCGGCCTTGATCTCGCCGCCCGTGGCGCCGGCCCGCAGCCCCAGCACCTCGTACAGCGTGCACCTCCCGGCCGGCGCCGCCGACGCGACGGACACCGCGCAACGGACCGTCCGGCGGGAGCTGGAGCAGGCGGCGGCCTGGCGGAACACAGCCAGCGCGGGCCTCGCCGCGGAGGATTGCATCACCGGGGGCGGTGAAATCATCAGTCGAACCCACAAATCTGAGAAGAGAGAACGGGAGAGACGGACGGATGGGTCGGGGGAGCAGAGGAAAAGTAGGCAGGTGAGACGGGAATGCAGTTGGCTCCCGGCCGGGTTTGTTTTTATAACGCAGCGGATTGCTTCTCGCTGGTTGATATTTGTTTTTGTGAGAGGTCGGGGCTGTGAGTCAGCGGCGGCATCATAGTGATCTGGCTGGGGCGTGGGTCGACAGAGGGAGCGAGCGAGGTGCACGTCGGCGTCATGTGGGCGTGGGTGCCTACCATAGCCATGCCTTGCCTCGCGCAAGGCAAGGGCCGGGATCTCCACGTCGACTCGCGATAAAATAATATCCTGGCTGTTTTGGTTTGGGCGCGGCGGTGCCCACTGAATCGCTGGCGCGCTGGTGGGGCAAGGCAACGCGATGGGGACGCGCGCCCGCGGGTTCGGCCGACTTCCCTGCTCCTGGTACGGCGGAGAGCACACCGAATTCTGGCGGTGTGTGTGGCGGCCCTAATTTCCATCTAGAAGCGAGATTTTCTttttgccttttgaggacatctagAAGCAAGCTGTCGCTGTCGACATACCAAAGCACACGTCTTCGTCCACAGGGCTGGGCCGGGCCGGACCGCGTTCCTGCGAGCCAGGAAAATCAAGAAAAGTCACCTATTCTAGAGCGTCCCCATAGCGAGTCTCCTATGTAAACACTATATGGGCCGGTTTTGATAGCCTGCATACACCTGTGTTGTTTAGTTGCCTTCATTTACTGGGATTGGATTGAGGAGCCCATGAAAAATATTGTATCTCTACTTATAGAAGATGTATGTTTTCCCTCACGTTAGGGTTTTACTCCTCCCGGGGGCGATTTTTCGCCGCCGTCGAGACCATCGTCCCCATCCTCTGATTACCAATCCATCACTTGTCCCAAGGACGGGGGCGCGCTCCGCTGCGCCTTCTGATCTCTTGGCTGTGACGGGGCGAGGCAGAGGGGTAGGGTTCCTGTCAACAGCCCGATCTATCCAAATCGGGTTAGGTTTCTGAAGATGGCGTCGAACGAGGCTTCGGGAGCGGCTGCGGCTGAAGCAGATGGGATCGACGACGTGCAACTGATGATGAAAGAACTAGGTCTGCGTGAGGAAGACCTAGATAATGTGGTGTTTGATGAGAAGGaggcaccggaggaggaggcgcatTGGATAGCGCTTGCAAAGGTGAATTCTGTCAAGACCTACTCTCAGTATTGGTTCTTTCAGAACATGAGATCAACTTGGGATCTGGCCCAGGAGGTGATTTTCAAGCCACTTGAGGAGAATCTATATACGGTGCAATTCTCCTGTTTGGGCGATTGGGAGAGGGTAACCCAGGAAGAACCTTGGCACTTCAGGGGAGACGCCGTAATACTGAAGCCTTACGATGGTTTGGCAAAACCATCGACTGTTCAGCTCGATACAGTTGAGATTTGGGCTCAAATTCATGATGTACCTCCCCTATACGCTCATCTAGTTCCGTCTCTTGCTGCTAAGGTGGGAGAGGTCCTTTTTACTGAAGCACAATCTCAAGATTTTGCTGGAAATTTCCATCGGGTTTGGGTCCGGATAAACGTCATGAAGCCTTTGAAGAACGCAGTTTCCTTGATCCGAGATGGCAAGCGCCAGATTTATAGGGTGAGATATGAGAAACTCCCAGATTGGCGCGTCGTGTGTGGTATGTTGGGGCATCTTTTCAAAGAGCACGGCAATGGAATCCATCCTCCGACAGCTCTGGTTTTTAAGAACCTAAGGGCGTCGTGGACCATGCGCACAGGGCAGGGGCCAGGAGGAGGACGGGGCATAAGAGGAGGCCGAGGAGGCCGAGGGGGCGGAAGTCGAAGAGGCCCAGAACCAGCTCATGGGGGTGACATGCCAGTTGATGGAGATGACGTGATGGCGGAGGCTGACAACAGGAAAAGGGCACCGGAGCATGCTATGACTCAGAACAATACGCCTGCAATCTCATCTTCGGTACCAGCTAACGTGAGGAACAACATGCTAGCCCTCCCATCACCGGCTGCTCCAGCAAGCCCAAGTACCAAGCAGGAGACCAAGAGAGCTAAAGTGGGATCTGAAGTTGAAAAGACCTCGGGGAAGAATGGACCACAGGGAAGGATTGACACAACTTTGGCGGGCTCCGGAGAGGGGCGCCGCCGAGCCCAATGAGTATCTTTTGTTGGAACTGTCGCGGCGCGAGTAAAGCCGCTGCAGTTCCAGAACTTCGCGAATTCACGAGGAAGTTTACCCCTACCCTGCTATGTATAGTTGAAACTCAAATCGAGGGAGCCAGGGTAGAAGCTATGGCTAGTTCTATTGGTTATGATAATTCTTATGCAGTTGATAGTAATGGAAGAAGTGGTGGAATAGGCCTTTTTTGGAACAATTCAATAAAGATTGAAATTCTCGGTTTCTCTGTGTACCACCTAGATGTATCTGTTGAGGAACAGGGGAGAGACTTGTGGAGGCTAACCTGTGTATATGGTGAAGCCCGGACACACTTGCGCCATCAAACCTGGACGATTCTGAAAAATATCAGTACTTTGAGCAGCTTGCCCTGGTTATGTATGGGGGATTTTAACGAAGTCTTACGTCCAGAAGAACACGAGGGAGTTGGGCAACGCAGCAATGCCCAGATCCAAGCGTTCCGAGAAACTACGGATGTTTGCATGTTGCTTGATATCGGCTACAAGGGCACGTTCTGGACTTTCGAGAAGAAGGTGACAGGTGGGAGTTACACAAGATGCAGACTAGATAGAGCTTTGGTAAATGCGGAGTGGTTAGCAAGATTCCCATCAGCTACCTTAACACATCTCATAGCGGCCTCATCCGATCACGCTCCGTTGCTTCTGGAGGTTGATATTCGCCAAGAGCAAAGAACACAGAGTACTTTCAAGTATGAATTAATGTGGGAATCACATGCGGGACTCAAGGAGATGATCAGAGAGGGCTGGGACCCGGGCGCTCCCTGCGTTTCGGTGGAGGATATGAGAGTAAAACTCTGGAACTTATCGCAAGAGCTATACAGATGGGGTAAGGACACCTTTGGCAGCGTCCGGAAAGAGATCAAGCATTTGAAACAGATTTTGGAGGAACTCCGGAGCGACCCAATGCGCACTGGCCCATCACATGTCGAGTTGAAAGTCAATGAGAAACTAATAGAGATGTATCACCGGGAGGAGATCATGTGGCGACAGAGATCTAGATTGGACTGACTCTCTCAGGGAGACAAAAACACAAAAATTTTCCACATGAGGGCAAGTCTCAGGAGAAAAAAGAACATGATCAAAGCTCTACAGAACTCGTTAGGTGCCGAAATAAATGATCCCGGAGAGCTAAAGGCTATGGTGAATGCTTTTTACCAGAACCTTTATGAGTCCGAGGGAACCCAGAATATGGATCAGGTCCTTGACATGTGCCGCGGAAGGTTAGAGAGGAAATGAATGCATCACTTTGTGCGCCTTACACCACACAGGAAGTTAAAACTGCTCTGTTTCAGATGTTTCCAACAAAGGCACCGGGTCCGGACGGTTTTCCGGCTCACTTTTATCAGCGTCACTGGGACATTTGTGGTGAAGAGGTTACACAGATAGTTCTGCGGATTGTCAGGGGGGAGGAGAGTGCCCAATGCATCAATGATACTATTCTTGTTCTCATCCCAAAGGTAACTAATCCCACAAACCTGTCTCAGTATAGGCCAATCAGTCTGTGTAACATGATATATAAATTTGCATCTAAAGTGGTCGCAAATAGACTGAAAGTTATCTTGCCTGACATCATCTCGGAGGAGCAATCTGGCTTTGTTCGAGGCAGACTAATCACGGATAATATCATAGCCTCTTATGAATGTCTGCATTTCATGAAACGATCCAGCTCAAGAGCTAACAGTTCATGTGCTCTGAAACTcgatatgatgaaagcctatgatagGCTAGAGTGGTCCTACCTTAGGGCTATAATGGCTAAGCTTGGCTTCTCTCGGCAGTGGATTGATATAGTCATGGGCATGATTACTCCAGTCTATTTCTCGGTGATGTTTAATGGAGAGAAACTTGAAGCTTTTAATCCTTCGAGAGGGATCCGACAGGGAGACCCAATATCCCCTTACCTGTTCTTGatcgcagcagagggcctttcgcgcCTCCTGAAATTCAGTTCTCAGTCATCAACCTTATCAGGTATTAAAGTGGCTCCTACGGCGCCTGCTATTAATCACCTTCtttttgcagatgacagcctgttgCTTTTTAAGGCCAGTGTGGAGGGAGCAGTTGCGGTGTCTAACCTATTGGACAAATATTGCAGTGCTTCGGGACAGAGAATTAATCATGATAAATCCTCCATTTTTTCAGCAAAAGATGCCCTGGCCAGGTTAGAGATGATGTGAAAAACTCGTTACAAGTTCATAATGAGACTCTCAATGAACGTTATCTGGGGATGCCCACTGATATTGGCCACTCTAAGAACGGGACTTTCAAATACCTTCATGATCGTGTCTGGGACAAGATCAAGGGATGGATGGAAAAACTTTTATCAGCAACGGGGAAAGAGATTTTGATCAAATCAGTGGCACAAGTTATACCTGTTTTCTCTATGTCACGCTTCAGGCTCCGTAGAGGTTTGTGTGAAAGCATTACCTCGATTATAAGGCAGTTCTGGTGGGGATCCAAGCAAGGAAAAAGGAAGCCATGCTGGGTGTCATGGGACATTGTGACACGGCCAAAACATCTTGGAGGTTTGGGATTCAGGGACTTGGAAATATTCAATCTAGCACTCTTGGCAAGACAAGCTTGGCGTATTCACACTAATGAGTCATCTTTGAGCGCTAGGATTTTAAAGGCAAATTACTTTCCGAATTGCGACTTGTTGGAGGTTGAGTTGGGATCTCACCCTTCTCAGATTTGGCGTGCGATTTTGGACGGCCGTGAAATTATGGCTCAAGGACTCATCCAGAGAGGATTGGGGACGGGACGAGTACATCGATTTGGACTCAGAACTGGATTCCTCGTGCTCACTTTAAGCGACCAATAACTTCGCTGGTTCCTGACCCCCCGTTAATGGTGGCTTAGCTTATAGATAACACGACTGCCTCTTGGAATGAGAATCTGGTCAGGTCGGTGTTTATGCACTTTGATGCAGAAGAGATCATTAAAATACCGCTGTGCACTCGCACAATTCCAGATTTCTGGGCTTGGCATGAGGAGAGCAAGGGAGTTTTCACAGTCCGGTCTGCATACCGAATGATTCTTCGCACAAAGCTTAGTAGGGAGGGTTGGATCAAAGAGGAAGCTGGCACATTGGGGAACGAGTCCGAGAGTAATCAGTGGTCCTCCATCTGGCATATCAAAGTTCCGTCAAAACTTCGGGTGTTTGTATGGAGACTTGCGAGACAATCCATCCCATGCAATGTTCTGCTGCACCACCGCAACATGGCTACAAATGAGACTTGTGCTCTTTGTGGAGCGCGGGACACTTGGAGACACGCCCTCCTTTCTTGCCCTATGGCAGGGAGCGTGTGGGTTCTAGAGCCGGATCACATTGTGGAGCAAATGAGTATGCACACGGAGGAGAACACAAAGGACTGGATCTTTGCCTTACATAAAATCATGTC
It contains:
- the LOC119341585 gene encoding chaperone protein dnaJ 11, chloroplastic-like; the encoded protein is MISPPPVMQSSAARPALAVFRQAAACSSSRRTVRCAVSVASAAPAGRCTLYEVLGLRAGATGGEIKAAYRRLARERHPDVAGAAGDDFIRLHDAYATLSDPDARARYDRDVVVQAYAQPPASRPNGVWGRPRRTWETDQCW